One stretch of Macrotis lagotis isolate mMagLag1 chromosome 7, bilby.v1.9.chrom.fasta, whole genome shotgun sequence DNA includes these proteins:
- the LOC141492492 gene encoding calaxin-like isoform X1, translating into MSPKRLVTGIKLRDLKKVVTALSKAATHFNKDEMECLVKLFYSFMDKGDEQDIQGGLDRTEFRNILHNVFGMTDDMLMNRVFGAFDKDNDSQINTTEWVEGLSIFLRGTFEEKVKYCYQVYYLNGEGYISQEVMFDLLKNSLLRHTVEEDPEEGIKELVELTMKKMDCDNDGKLSYEDFEQAVKKDHLLLEVFGPCLPESEKCLEFEILAFKDLNTEFQL; encoded by the exons ATGAGTCCAAAAAGACTGGTCACTGGTATCAAACTGAGGGACCTCAAGAAGGTAGTGACAGCCCTGAGCAAAGCAGCCACACACT TCAACAAAGATGAAATGGAATGTCTTGTGAAACTTTTTTACTCATTTATGGATAAGGGAGATGAACAAGATATCCAAGGTGGTCTGGACCGCACTGAGTTTAGAAACATCCTACATAATGTATTTGGAATGACTGATGACATGCTTATGAACAGGG TGTTTGGTGCTTTTGACAAAGATAATGATAGTCAGATTAATACAACTGAATGGGTTGAAGGATTATCCATATTTCTCCGAGGAACTtttgaagaaaaagtgaaat ACTGTTACCAAGTTTATTATTTGAATGGGGAAGGATACATTTCCCAGGAGGTGATGTTTGACCTGCTGAAGAATAGTCTCCTCAGACACACAGTTGAAGAAGATCcagaagaaggaataaaagagTTAGTAGAATTAACAATGAAGAAAATG GATTGTGATAATGATGGGAAGCTGTCTTATGAAGACTTTGAGCAAGCTGTAAAAAAAGACCATCTTTTGTTGGAGGTATTTGGCCCATGTTTACCAGAAAGTGAG AAGTGTCTTGAATTTGAAATTCTGGCATTCAAAGACCTAAACACTGAATTTCAACTGTGA
- the LOC141492492 gene encoding calaxin-like isoform X2, whose product MSPKRLVTGIKLRDLKKVVTALSKAATHFNKDEMECLVKLFYSFMDKGDEQDIQGGLDRTEFRNILHNVFGMTDDMLMNRDCYQVYYLNGEGYISQEVMFDLLKNSLLRHTVEEDPEEGIKELVELTMKKMDCDNDGKLSYEDFEQAVKKDHLLLEVFGPCLPESEKCLEFEILAFKDLNTEFQL is encoded by the exons ATGAGTCCAAAAAGACTGGTCACTGGTATCAAACTGAGGGACCTCAAGAAGGTAGTGACAGCCCTGAGCAAAGCAGCCACACACT TCAACAAAGATGAAATGGAATGTCTTGTGAAACTTTTTTACTCATTTATGGATAAGGGAGATGAACAAGATATCCAAGGTGGTCTGGACCGCACTGAGTTTAGAAACATCCTACATAATGTATTTGGAATGACTGATGACATGCTTATGAACAGGG ACTGTTACCAAGTTTATTATTTGAATGGGGAAGGATACATTTCCCAGGAGGTGATGTTTGACCTGCTGAAGAATAGTCTCCTCAGACACACAGTTGAAGAAGATCcagaagaaggaataaaagagTTAGTAGAATTAACAATGAAGAAAATG GATTGTGATAATGATGGGAAGCTGTCTTATGAAGACTTTGAGCAAGCTGTAAAAAAAGACCATCTTTTGTTGGAGGTATTTGGCCCATGTTTACCAGAAAGTGAG AAGTGTCTTGAATTTGAAATTCTGGCATTCAAAGACCTAAACACTGAATTTCAACTGTGA